In Fretibacterium sp. OH1220_COT-178, one genomic interval encodes:
- a CDS encoding ATP-binding protein codes for MPVYISSCSETRLPAGGFLIGHAVADDRASLSKRLTAEVLKESDSNLIDKLHLRQGNHLKRAAVLLFHPDPERFITGAFVKIAYFRTNSDLLFHDEIRGSLFAQIDRTMDLLLTKYLKAIVSYDGLQRLERYPIPEDALREALLNAIAHKDYASGIPIQISVYEDRLLFWNNGELAPNWTVETLTGKHASQPPNPDIANTLFRAGMIEAWGRGIEHIFTSCKAAGGSPPTLRYEGNGLWLEFPIHTTAAPLGPKPEPGSLEEQVLALLNSGPKAKAELAAALGQQKVSGQLNKVVRKLLEARRIERTLPDKPQSRLQKYRNVAPPSALQPESQPESLEEQVGALLDPGSKAKLK; via the coding sequence GTGCCGGTCTACATATCCTCCTGTTCAGAAACTAGACTTCCTGCCGGAGGATTCCTGATAGGCCACGCCGTGGCCGATGATCGGGCATCTCTGAGCAAACGGCTGACGGCCGAGGTTCTGAAGGAGAGCGACTCCAATCTTATCGACAAGTTGCACCTGAGACAAGGCAATCATTTAAAGCGCGCAGCCGTTCTTCTTTTCCATCCGGACCCGGAGCGCTTCATCACGGGAGCTTTCGTCAAAATCGCCTATTTCCGGACCAACAGCGACCTTCTCTTCCACGACGAAATCCGAGGCTCCCTCTTTGCTCAGATCGACAGGACGATGGACCTGCTCTTGACCAAATATTTGAAAGCCATCGTGAGCTATGACGGGCTTCAGAGGCTGGAACGCTATCCCATCCCCGAGGACGCCCTGCGCGAAGCCTTGCTCAATGCCATTGCCCACAAGGACTATGCCAGTGGCATACCAATACAGATCAGCGTTTATGAGGACCGGCTCCTCTTTTGGAACAACGGCGAGCTCGCCCCGAACTGGACGGTCGAGACGTTGACCGGCAAGCATGCGTCCCAACCGCCCAATCCCGACATCGCCAATACCTTGTTTCGGGCGGGAATGATTGAGGCCTGGGGACGCGGCATAGAGCATATCTTCACATCCTGCAAGGCGGCAGGAGGTTCTCCGCCCACTTTGCGCTACGAGGGAAACGGCCTCTGGCTGGAGTTTCCCATCCACACCACCGCGGCTCCTCTGGGCCCAAAACCAGAACCGGGGTCGCTCGAAGAACAGGTTTTGGCCCTTCTGAACTCCGGTCCAAAGGCCAAAGCCGAACTTGCGGCAGCCCTGGGCCAGCAAAAGGTGTCCGGTCAGCTCAACAAGGTTGTCCGTAAACTTCTGGAAGCGCGCAGGATTGAACGAACCCTGCCCGACAAGCCTCAGAGCCGCTTGCAAAAGTATCGCAACGTCGCGCCCCCCTCAGCTTTACAGCCAGAGTCACAGCCAGAGTCACTCGAAGAACAGGTGGGGGCCCTTCTGGATCCCGGTTCAAAGGCCAAGTTGAAATGA
- the thiT gene encoding energy-coupled thiamine transporter ThiT has product MSRSSRTVILVEGALCIALSVVLSYIRLFRLPQGGSVNLELVPLILFAWRRGLFWGCGAGVLAGVLNLLLGGYVTHPVQAVLDYPAAYGAMGLAALFPRQKLSGLLVAALAQFACHLLSGAIFFASYAPEGTNPWVYSAVYNGSFLAPKVILSAVVTWFLLRKLERIHPARGQ; this is encoded by the coding sequence ATGTCCCGTTCGTCGCGTACCGTGATTTTGGTGGAGGGCGCCCTGTGCATCGCCCTCTCCGTGGTGCTGTCCTACATCCGCCTGTTTCGTCTGCCCCAGGGCGGTTCCGTGAACCTGGAACTGGTTCCGTTGATCCTGTTCGCCTGGCGGCGGGGCCTGTTCTGGGGCTGCGGCGCCGGGGTGCTCGCCGGGGTGCTGAACCTCCTGCTGGGCGGCTACGTGACGCATCCCGTCCAGGCGGTCCTGGACTACCCCGCGGCCTACGGAGCCATGGGGCTGGCTGCGCTGTTTCCCCGCCAGAAGCTCTCCGGGCTGCTCGTGGCGGCCCTGGCGCAGTTTGCGTGCCATTTGCTCTCCGGCGCCATCTTCTTCGCCAGCTATGCCCCGGAGGGGACCAACCCCTGGGTCTATTCCGCGGTCTACAACGGGTCGTTCCTGGCGCCCAAGGTGATCCTCTCGGCGGTCGTCACTTGGTTTCTGCTGCGGAAGCTGGAGCGGATCCATCCCGCCCGGGGTCAGTGA